Proteins from one Limanda limanda chromosome 9, fLimLim1.1, whole genome shotgun sequence genomic window:
- the gng12b gene encoding guanine nucleotide-binding protein G(I)/G(S)/G(O) subunit gamma-12, whose protein sequence is MSSKMQISSSIAQTRRTVQQLRIEASIQRIKVSKASSDLMRYCGEHAKNDPLLMGIPASENPFKDKKPCTVL, encoded by the exons ATGTCGTCAAAGATGCAGATCTCCAGCAGCATCGCTCAGACCAGGCGGACGGTGCAGCAGCTGAGGATAGAGGCCAGCATCCAGAGGATAAAG GTGTCTAAGGCCTCGTCCGACCTCATGCGCTACTGTGGAGAACACGCCAAGAATGACCCTCTGCTGATGGGCATCCCTGCCTCTGAAAACCCTTTCAAGGACAAGAAGCCTTGCACTGTTTTGTAA
- the gadd45ab gene encoding growth arrest and DNA-damage-inducible, alpha, b, whose protein sequence is MCNMTLEESSGDNSSESMDSVAKALEEVLTSALPQNCITVGVYEAAKSLNADPDNVVLCLLATDDEEEDVALQIHFTLIQAFCCENDINILRVSNTRRLAEILGGVKPGGEPMDLHCVLVTNPQSSLWKDPALSKVNRFCRDSRCLDQWVPVINLPDR, encoded by the exons ATGTGCAATATGACTTTAGAAGAAAGCAGCGGGGACAACTCGTCAGAAAG CATGGACTCGGTGGCCAAAGCGTTAGAGGAGGTCCTGACCTCTGCCTTGCCTCAGAATTGCATCACTGTCGGTGTGTACGAGGCAGCAAAGTCACTGAACGC GGACCCAGACAACGTGGTGCTGTGTCTGCTGGCCACAgacgacgaggaggaggacgtggcTCTTCAGATTCATTTCACCCTGATCCAGGCGTTCTGCTGCGAGAATGACATCAACATCCTGCGGGTGAGCAACACGAGGCGTCTGGCGGAGATCCTCGGCGGAGTGAAACCTGGAGGGGAGCCCATGGACCTGCACTGTGTTCTAGTTACT AACCCCCAGTCCTCCCTGTGGAAGGACCCTGCGCTGAGCAAAGTGAACCGATTCTGCAGAGACAGTCGCTGTTTGGACCAATGGGTGCCTGTCATCAACCTGCCCGACCGATGA